From the genome of Pirellulaceae bacterium:
CTGTGCGGCCTGGGGCAGCGGCAGTCGATTCGTCGCGCCCATGAGGTTTTGACCTATGTCGGCTTAAGCGAAGCCCGCTACCGAAACGTTGAGCAATATTCGACCGGTATGAAGCAACGCCTCAAATTGGCCGTCGCCCTGGCTCATGACCCGCAATTGTTGCTGCTGGACGAACCAACGGTGGGCCTAGACCCTCCAGGCCGCCAACGAATGCTAGATTTGATTGATGGCTTGGTAAATCGCTTCCGTAAGTCGCTGATCATTTCCACACACCTGTTGGACGACATTCAACAGACTTGCAAATACGTGGTCATGATCGAGCGCGGTCAAGTATTGTTTTCCGGCTCGCTGGCGACGCTGATGCGTTATGAACAGCCCCAGTATCGCTTGCGCTGGGACGGTGATGGCAGCCAGTTCTTGCAGTCACTTCGTAATCGTGGTGCTCGAATCCTGCCTGACCCTCGGGGGTTGTCTGCGGAGGAATCGCCTGAAAATGATGCTGAGGTACGGGTCGCTATGCCACCTGAATTCGACACGCGAGAATTTTTCTTGATCGCCGCCGAGTGTTCGCTGCGGCTGAGAACGCTTGAGCCCAACCACGAAGACCTGTCGGATTTATATCATCGCCTTCTGGAACAGGGGAAGCCAAAATGAGCGGCGATAATATAGGATATCGTGGAGTCCAGCGCGAATCATGGCCCTGGCTGCGGAGTGTGTGGGCGATCTTTCGCTGCAATATCCGCATGATTCTGCGGTATCGCTTG
Proteins encoded in this window:
- a CDS encoding ABC transporter ATP-binding protein, which produces MPETTSEFTTLPQTEKGSAATIVQLENLQVRYGDFEALRGISLSLPAGAIGLVGRNGAGKSTLMRLLLGLIAPSAGQGQVLGIDLKAAGSVLRRTVGYMPENDAFLVGMRGLEQVALAGELCGLGQRQSIRRAHEVLTYVGLSEARYRNVEQYSTGMKQRLKLAVALAHDPQLLLLDEPTVGLDPPGRQRMLDLIDGLVNRFRKSLIISTHLLDDIQQTCKYVVMIERGQVLFSGSLATLMRYEQPQYRLRWDGDGSQFLQSLRNRGARILPDPRGLSAEESPENDAEVRVAMPPEFDTREFFLIAAECSLRLRTLEPNHEDLSDLYHRLLEQGKPK